A single genomic interval of Lathyrus oleraceus cultivar Zhongwan6 chromosome 7, CAAS_Psat_ZW6_1.0, whole genome shotgun sequence harbors:
- the LOC127102874 gene encoding transmembrane emp24 domain-containing protein p24delta3 — translation MENTRLLLLFLFFFSINLLPSTLAIWLTLPSSGTKCVSEEIQNNVVVLADYVIVPDDHGQSPTLAVKVTSPYGNNLHHKENTTHGNFAFTTQETGNYLACFWIDGGNPKGGEVSVNIDWKIGIAAKDWDSVAKKEKIEGVELELKKLEGAVEAIHENLLYLKGREAEMRIVSERTNGRVAWFSLMSLGICIAVSVLQLWHLKRFFQKKKLI, via the exons ATGGAGAACACAAGATTGTTActtctctttctcttcttcttctcgATCAATCTTCTACCTTCCACTCTCGCTATCTGGCTCACGCTACCTTCCTCTGGTACCAAATGCGTTTCCGAAGAAATCCAAAACAACGTCGTCGTTTTGGCCGATTATGTTATCGTTCCCGATGATCACGGCCAATCTCCCACTCTCGCCGTCAAG GTAACATCGCCGTATGGAAACAATCTTCATCATAAAGAGAACACAACACATGGGAATTTCGCGTTTACTACTCAAGAAACTGGGAACTACCTAGCATGCTTCTGGATAGATGGCGGTAATCCAAAAGGTGGTGAGGTTAGTGTGAACATTGACTGGAAAATCGGGATTGCAGCCAAGGATTGGGATTCAGTTGCTAAGAAGGAGAAGATTGAG GGAGTTGAGCTTGAGTTGAAAAAGCTAGAAGGAGCAGTAGAAGCCATCCATGAGAATTTGCTCTATCTGAAGGGAAG GGAAGCAGAAATGAGGATCGTGAGTGAAAGAACAAATGGCAGAGTGGCATGGTTTAGTTTAATGTCATTAGGTATCTGCATTGCAGTTTCAGTTTTGCAATTGTGGCATTTGAAGAGATTTTTCCAGAAGAAGAAGCTTATATAG